Genomic DNA from Triticum dicoccoides isolate Atlit2015 ecotype Zavitan chromosome 4B, WEW_v2.0, whole genome shotgun sequence:
NNNNNNNNNNNNNNNNNNNNNNNNNNNNNNNNNNNNNNNNNNNNNNNNNNNNNNNNNNNNNNNNNNNNNNNNNNNNNNNNNNNNNNNNNNNNNNNNNNNNNNNNNNNNNNNNNNNNNNNNNNNNNNNNNNNNNNNNNNNNNNNNNNNNNNNNNNNNNNNNNNNNNNNNNNNNNNNNNNNNNNNNNNNNNNNNNNNNNNNNNNNNNAAGAGGAAGGGCAAGCCCAACCAGCAAGTGGTTGGACCGGAGTGGACATAGTAGCCTATATATCCAGTGTGCGTGTGTGGCTAGGTTATCGATTGATCCGTGTCTAGACCTGGCCGCCGTTGGGCGTGTATCCCCTTCCCACCTCCGGCTCTCCTTCCCGATCCCCTTCTTGCTTGGCGACCCTGACCATCTTGTATCCAGAATCGGTGAGATTGAGAAGTAATCCAGCATCTAAGGCCTAGGACCGTATCATCCCGATGACGTGATCTCAAGTTCTCAACGATGAAAGAATGAGGTCGATCCCCAGGAGCGGCATCTGCTATCTTTGACGATTGTTATCACTTTTTTAACTTAGCATGTGATTTTGTGCAAGCAACATTCAAAAATTGCCATAGGGAAGTGAATACTTTCGCTCATGAACTTGCTCGGATGCCTAGATTTTCTATTACCTGTGAATGGATAGAAGAGCCTCCTATGGTGGGTTGATTCCTCTACTGAGTTATCTGACGTAACCTTGATCACAGCTTAAAAAAGAGGGATTATGCTTTCAAAAAAAGGCCAAGAACTTTTACTTGCAAGTGCAAATCAGACAAGCATGAATTGACAAGCAGGCAAATCAGAAAGTTCTACAACTTTGGACGACTCAGTTTCTCTCACATACTCAACCAATTCTCAAAGTCGCCACAAGTTACATGAAGGCTACGAGTAACGGAGTAAGGATTGTTGTTGTTATGCCAGGTTGAACTATATCAGTATATTTATATCCAAGTAACCAGTATAATCAGTTTTAAGCTCCATTTCTATGAGCATGAACAGGCAGTGAGGTTCCTGCAAACCAAGACAATATACTTCTTGATAATTGAGAGCTAGCTGGTTGACCCATCATCATAATCCCTAATCTGTCGCAAAAGTGAACCCTGTAAAAAGATGACAAGAGCACGGTAAGTTCTGATAATATAACCAGAAAGTAAGCCTATACAAACTTGCTACCATTGACCTTGCTTTGGGAAAACTGGAATTGTTCGGATTATTATAAAGGAGTTTAACCAAAATACTAATATCACATCCTACCAATTTTCCCTACATCACAgccatcaaaagagcacctcaagcGGAATCTTAGTATACAAATCTTGCCTCTAGTGAAGATGTGCTGATTTCCTCCAGTAATAAGGATTGAGAAGAGAGAAGTGGCACATGATACGATCGTCTGAGTGAACAAACCAATAATGAGTTGAAGTCGAACTACAAATCTGGAACAACCCATTAGTTAGTAACTTCAAGCAGAACTAAAGCTGTGTACCGGAAGCACCAACATGAAGAACTGCAGAACTTTTATTTTCTCGATGAAGATCAAATTGCACTAGGTTCTCTCCTGATACCAGTCAGCAGAGTATTAGATGTTTAAAACAAAATActatttttggaatttcctgatgaCATTTGCAGTtggcaacaacaacaaagccttttatTCCCATTCGCAAAAAAAGCCTTTTGTTCCCAAACAAGTTGGGTTAGGCTAgagttgaaacccataagatcttgaAACCTAGTGATGGTTTTGGGCTTTTGGCACGTGCATAGCTAACTTCCATCTTCCATGACCCCTGTCCATGCACCCCGGCCTACATCGCCACCTTCAATGGCTCCACGGGCTGCAACGCTTGGAAGCTCACATGGAAGAACTGGGCACCCCCGCGCGTCCGTTATTCCACTGGCTCGCCCGCCTGGACCGATGTTGGACGGCCGACCGCCTCGCCCGCCGCAGCCTGCAACACCCCGCGCGATGCCCCCTCTGCGACCAGACCCCCGAGACCATGCACCACCTCATCCTAGCTTGCCCCTTTGCCCGGCAGATCTGGTGCGAGGTGCTGCACTGGCTCCGGCTCCCCTGCGCCCCGCCTGACAGCGAGACCTCTCTCAACGACTGGTGGCACACGGCGCGGCAGCACACCCCCAAACCCATGCGCAAGGGCCTCGCCTCCGTGACCACCTCGTCCCACGGATGATTTGGAAGCATCGTAACGATTGCGTCTTCGATAGAGGATGGCCCTCGGCGACCGACCTGCTCACGAAGATCAAGGACgaggccgccctctgggccagagccgGCGCCCTAGGGCTACGAGCCATTGTACCGCAAACTTGGGACGTTCACTGATGTGCCTTTGGGCACTGTAATTCCCTCCTTGGAGGACTGTAACTAAAACCCTCTTTCTTtccaagcaatgaaatgcaagctcTCTTGCGTTTTCTCAAAAAAAAGTACCAAGTTGAGAAAAGGTGGAAGATCAAGTGAGCACCAAGATAAGCAGTGGCGGAGCTACCCAAAAAATGTTGGGCGGGCCGGATAGTGCAAGCAGTGCTACCAAATTAAAAATCAATGCATTACTGTGGGATAAACTTCATGTAAAATTTGTTTTTGCTCCATcactgggcgggccatggcccttTGAGCCTTGCCATAGCTCCACCGGTGAAGATAAGGACCGGTGAATTTCATAGATGTGTAACTATGTAGGAGAAGAAAACAGAAAATCCAAATGATTGACTATGGGAGCACCAGCTATATAGGCACCACCATGCACCGGAATGCATATTACATTTTAGAGATATTTGTAATAGCTTCTGAGCGCTATCAGTTCCTGATTGATATAAGGATCAAGTACTTCAACTCAAACATCATATCAACATGAAAATATTGTTAAGCTTTATCTTCTAACATACTGTGAACTCAAAAAAGAATAAAATACAATACCTTTATGCATCTACAATGTCACACTCGTTTTGCTAGGCAGCAAGGTAGAAATAGAATCACttctttattttgaattttgatgtGAACTATTTCAAGGCAACAGCCAAATAGTAGATATAATTTGCAGATTCAAGAGAGCTGTTACACACACAATTTAACATCTATTATCCAAATTACGAACAGAACCTATGACATAAATAATTTCAGGTATGTTGCTGCCAAACATAAAATCATACTAGGTTTCATTTCTGAGAATAAATCAGATTAAATTCGTACTGTTTACCCCTACGTAACCCAGTTCTTTCTCAACCAATCAGATATCCTAATTCTAGCTATAACAATATAAACATAAATTTGCTTGTTTAAGAAAAAGATAAATTTTGCAAGAGCACAACATATGAGCTGTTACGAAACGAATTAAATTTTCCATTTTAAGAAACAATGCTAAAAGAGTAGAACCATCCCAATAGTGATAAACTGCCGACGGCCTTCACATGTGTGAAATAATTTAATACATAATATGATCTTGTGCATAAATGATGATTCGTTTTGATACATCTCTAGTACTGTTTTGGATAATAGTTGCTACAAAATGAATGCATAATTACCATTTTCTTAACCAATGCTAAAATGTCAAAACATTACTCCTAGTTATTGACTTCTTGAGTCATTGCTTTGTGACTAATATAAACAGATACAATGTTATAAAAATAAGCATGCCAAAATATCCATATTTAACTTACATGGAATGGAATATTAGTGTTCGTTCTTCTGGATACTGAAGTTATCAAGAGTCAGCATCTTTGAACAAATGTGAACCACTTTCATCAACATTTGTGCATCTGAATTCAACAGTTTTAAGGCGTAGAGATTGAAGGTGACTTTCTCCCATATTCATCATAGGCTTTTGATCCTACAGCCGACAAAACTATATAGGTCAATCAATTGTGCATCATAAGTTTGGTAACACATCGACTACGAGATTAAAAGACGCATACCTCGTGCAGTAGAATAATGAGCTTCTCTAAAActggtgtgtgttgaagaaagcaaAGTAGTGCACAAAAGTCACGACCAACAACCCACTCATTGACTAGCAAGGTCTTTAACTTGTTGAATATAGGGCAGCATGCCAAGTCTAGCTTGAAAATATGCTGCATAAATAAAGAACAAGTAACCGTCTAATTCATATCCAAGATACAGGTGGGGAGCCTTTTCTCCCCAtgaaagtttcaaaaaaaaaatccaagatAAAGTGAATACATTGCAGAATTTATAGCAAAACCAAGAGATAACACACAACAATATGGTCCAGCTTTCAAATTCAAAACGAGCTTCGACTCAAACTGCTTTCAAATTTTCAAAATAGCCTGGAGTCCCTAAACCATAGTGCGTGATAATACACCCGCACCAAAACCAACTTTCAGGGATGTGTTTACTGAAATGGTAGTATAACTTTGAGAACAGAACGGGAGGCAACAACTAGCAAACACAAGAAGCTTGTTTCTACATAAATGGTATGAATAAAGTAAGGGAACACACAAATGCTGCACAATAGTGAATGCCCTAAAAAGCTAGGGATTAAGTTCGAAATGTGAACATACCACTCCATCTGCAGCTTCCAACTCCAAATGCGTAGCATTGATCAAACCGCTAAGGAGCACACACTTTCCACTGCCATCAGGATTATCAGAAGTGCTATCTCCATGGTAGCCAAACCATCGATGATCTAGCAGGAGGGGGCTAATTTTGACATATGCTGTTACTAGTAATGGCATGCTTTCAAGCAGAGGAGCCCGCCAGCACTGAACACTCAGGCGCAGCGAAACAAGACCCGGGGTAGAAATCCGTGTGCGGAAATCCGATGCAATGCTACATTCAGCGACACAGAGGTGCTTGAGCGAGTGCGATGACATCCTCTGAGCAGAAATTATGCATAAGCTCACCTTTAGATCCTCCAACACAGGACAGCTCGAGAAATCCAAGGCATCGTCGTCCAGCTCTACACACTGAAGCTGCAGGGTCGTCAAGTACCGGGAGATCAGAGGCACCGCGACGAGCCGCAGCGGTTCGGTTGTTGGGCTGACAAGGACCCTGAGCATCTGAACGTCGCACACGACAGCGTGCCCAATCCACTCCTCGACGTACCGGACCGGCTCCTTGGTGTGGACAAAGGGAAAGGGTCGAGCATGTTGCGCCGGAAACGTGCAGAGCTCGACCTCGCGCAGGCTCCAGGCGGGGCGCAAGAGCAGCATGAAGTTGACGAACCTGTTGAACTTGGCGGCGCTGCTCCAGCTGCCGGCGTCGGTGATGCGCAGGTTGGTCACGGACTTCCAGAGCACGCGCCAGCGGCGCGAGAGCACGCACGAACGCACGGCCTCGTGGGCGGGGAGGAGCGACAGCACCTGCTCGAGGATCGCGTCCGGGAGTGCGCTGATGTGGTCCTCCGCgtccgcttccttttgcttcctgtCGGTGCGCGTCTCAGGCATCCCGTCGAACAGGTGGTGGGCACCGGCGCCACGGCAGCGGAGAAAGAGGAGACGATTCGCCGAAGCGGCGATGAACACAGAGGGAAACGGCAAGCTGTCGAAGCTTGGGTTCACGTCGCCGGCCAGAGTCTTCGCTCCCCGGGCGCCGCCGCTCACCTGCATCCTACTCAATCCCAAGTCGGAAGAGCGCACGGTCGACAAGTCGTTCCGTTGCTTTGGAAAGTCCAGGGTAACTCCAACGCACGACTCCGTATGGTCCGTACTCTCTAAAAAAAAACTCCATAAGGTCCGGccgcgtttttttttcttttctcgaaTACGCTAAGGTACTAAGGtagcgtatcattgcattgataggagTGATAGAACCAGTACAGGGGTGGGTCGTAGTCGTGTACACACGAATGGCGAGACTAGGACCCGAGTAGAGCAGAAGACATGGGGATGCTCAGCTACAAAACAGCAAATTCAGTTTACAAGATTGCACGTGGTCATCCCTCGGGCTCCTGCCGCGGTCCAGGAGCGAGCTTCGTCTTTGATGGCTGTAGTGAGTGCAGCAGAGGAAGGGGCTATTTTATCAAAGATGACCGCGTTCTGGTGCCTCCAAAGCGACCAGGCCGTGAGGGCGGCAATGGTGGCGTTAGTTTGAGGTAAACGAACAAAGCAAGCCCTGCAACTCGCGGGAGCAAACAGACCGTTGTTCGTTTTCTGTCCGCTTTCG
This window encodes:
- the LOC119295320 gene encoding MEIOTIC F-BOX protein MOF-like, with amino-acid sequence MQVSGGARGAKTLAGDVNPSFDSLPFPSVFIAASANRLLFLRCRGAGAHHLFDGMPETRTDRKQKEADAEDHISALPDAILEQVLSLLPAHEAVRSCVLSRRWRVLWKSVTNLRITDAGSWSSAAKFNRFVNFMLLLRPAWSLREVELCTFPAQHARPFPFVHTKEPVRYVEEWIGHAVVCDVQMLRVLVSPTTEPLRLVAVPLISRYLTTLQLQCVELDDDALDFSSCPVLEDLKVSLCIISAQRMSSHSLKHLCVAECSIASDFRTRISTPGLVSLRLSVQCWRAPLLESMPLLVTAYVKISPLLLDHRWFGYHGDSTSDNPDGSGKCVLLSGLINATHLELEAADGVHIFKLDLACCPIFNKLKTLLVNEWVVGRDFCALLCFLQHTPVLEKLIILLHEDQKPMMNMGESHLQSLRLKTVEFRCTNVDESGSHLFKDADS